From Cucurbita pepo subsp. pepo cultivar mu-cu-16 unplaced genomic scaffold, ASM280686v2 Cp4.1_scaffold000560, whole genome shotgun sequence, one genomic window encodes:
- the LOC111785558 gene encoding uncharacterized protein LOC111785558 codes for MGFFISILVSSALIFFLDLLNTIAIVSISAALYGGNSQMGFKEMLVQVRKMVALKLRGSLATSLCSVLLASLTLLGLVALSKDFFFVATGSSHISITNTFLLQLFIFTFIIGTPFVVLLGKYVEWSAVWNMGIVISILDKNQGYIAIGVASYLSRGSRKLGFSLMMVFFVLKVVFGFPCLYALWNERSCGVWENVVFVSLNGVGNVVM; via the coding sequence ATGggtttttttatatcaattcTTGTCTCTTCAgcactcatcttcttccttgaCCTTCTCAACACAATTGCAATAGTCTCCATATCAGCAGCATTGTATGGAGGAAACTCTCAAATGGGTTTTAAAGAGATGCTAGTTCAAGTCAGGAAGATGGTGGCTTTGAAACTCAGAGGGTCATTGGCTACATCTCTATGCTCTGTTTTGTTGGCTTCACTCACTCTGTTGGGCTTGGTTGCTTTGTCAAAAGACTTCTTTTTTGTGGCTACAGGCAGCTCTCACATCTCAATAACAAACACCTTCCTCTTACAACTTTTCATCTTCACATTCATCATTGGGACACCTTTTGTGGTTTTGTTGGGGAAGTATGTAGAGTGGAGTGCTGTTTGGAATATGGGGATTGTTATCTCAATCTTGGATAAGAACCAGGGGTATATAGCCATAGGAGTGGCATCATATCTTAGCAGAGGTAGCAGAAAGCTTGGGTTCAGTTTGATGAtggttttctttgttttgaagGTGGTTTTTGGGTTTCCATGTCTATATGCTTTGTGGAATGAGAGAAGTTGTGGGGT